From Virgibacillus ihumii, the proteins below share one genomic window:
- the ctaD gene encoding cytochrome c oxidase subunit I, producing the protein MSTAVTQKRSFGAVLWDYLTTVDHKKIAHLYLFGGGFFFILGGLEALVIRIQLLQPENNFVSAGLYNEMLTMHGTTMIFLAAMPLILGLMNAAVPLQIGARDVAFPFLNSLGFWLFLFGGLILNCSWFLGGAPDAGWTAYAPLSTTSPGHGVDYYVIGLQIAGAGTLIGGINFLVTIINMRAPGMTYMRMPLFTWSSFITSVLILFAFPALTIGLFLLMFDRMFGSAFFDVSLGGNEIIWEHLFWIFGHPEVYILILPLFGVFSDLFSTFAKKRLFGYTAMVFATMLIAFLGFMVWAHHMFTVGLGPVANSIFAIATMAIAVPTGIKIFNWLATMWGGQIKINSAMLWALGFIPTFTIGGMTGVMVASVVADYQYHDTYFVVAHFHYVIVGGTIFGIFAGLHYWWPKMFGRILNEKLGYLTFWTFFIGFHLTFFIQHFLGLMGMPRRYWVYLEGSGLDTGNMISTVGAFFMAFGVIVFFYNIVYTAVKGEKAVDDPWDGRTLEWATASPPEHYNFKQVPLVRGLDPLWVEKTEGKGTMTPAEPLGDIHMPNGSFLPFLMSLGLFIAGFGFIYHMDYNWAYILLFGGMAMLLGCMLTRSLKDDLGHHIPKEELEREAD; encoded by the coding sequence GTGAGTACAGCAGTTACTCAGAAAAGAAGTTTCGGCGCCGTTTTATGGGATTATCTGACAACCGTCGATCATAAAAAAATTGCACATCTTTATCTTTTCGGCGGCGGATTTTTCTTCATTCTAGGCGGACTGGAAGCATTAGTTATTCGGATTCAGCTGTTACAGCCTGAAAACAACTTTGTCAGTGCAGGTCTGTATAACGAAATGCTGACAATGCACGGTACAACGATGATCTTTCTTGCAGCGATGCCGCTGATACTTGGATTAATGAATGCAGCCGTGCCATTACAGATTGGTGCACGTGACGTAGCATTTCCGTTTTTGAACTCATTAGGTTTTTGGCTGTTCCTGTTTGGGGGACTAATTCTGAACTGCAGCTGGTTCCTTGGAGGAGCGCCTGACGCGGGGTGGACTGCATATGCACCACTCTCAACAACTTCACCCGGACATGGTGTGGACTACTATGTTATCGGACTGCAGATAGCCGGTGCCGGAACATTAATTGGTGGTATTAATTTTCTTGTAACCATTATCAATATGCGTGCACCAGGCATGACATATATGAGGATGCCGTTGTTTACATGGTCATCATTCATTACAAGCGTTCTGATTTTATTTGCTTTTCCAGCATTGACAATTGGACTGTTTCTGTTAATGTTTGACCGGATGTTCGGATCTGCATTTTTCGATGTATCACTTGGTGGTAACGAGATTATCTGGGAGCATTTATTCTGGATTTTCGGTCACCCGGAAGTTTATATTCTGATATTACCATTATTTGGTGTGTTCAGTGATTTATTCTCAACTTTTGCTAAAAAACGTTTATTTGGTTATACAGCAATGGTGTTTGCTACAATGCTTATTGCATTTTTAGGCTTCATGGTCTGGGCCCACCATATGTTTACAGTCGGTCTTGGTCCTGTTGCAAACTCCATTTTTGCAATTGCTACAATGGCAATCGCTGTTCCAACTGGTATTAAAATATTCAACTGGCTTGCAACAATGTGGGGCGGACAAATCAAAATTAATTCTGCCATGCTGTGGGCGCTCGGGTTTATTCCAACATTTACGATTGGTGGTATGACCGGGGTAATGGTTGCGTCAGTTGTTGCTGACTATCAGTATCATGACACGTATTTCGTTGTCGCACACTTCCACTATGTCATTGTCGGTGGAACTATCTTTGGTATTTTTGCTGGTTTACATTACTGGTGGCCGAAAATGTTTGGACGCATTCTTAATGAAAAACTGGGTTATCTTACTTTCTGGACGTTCTTTATCGGTTTCCACCTGACATTCTTCATTCAGCATTTTCTTGGGCTAATGGGAATGCCACGCCGTTATTGGGTATATCTTGAAGGTTCAGGATTGGATACCGGTAATATGATCAGTACGGTTGGAGCTTTCTTCATGGCATTCGGTGTAATAGTATTCTTCTACAATATTGTATACACCGCTGTTAAAGGGGAAAAAGCCGTAGATGATCCGTGGGATGGCCGTACGCTTGAGTGGGCAACAGCATCTCCACCGGAACATTATAACTTTAAACAGGTTCCATTGGTTCGCGGACTTGATCCTTTATGGGTTGAAAAAACAGAAGGAAAAGGTACGATGACTCCCGCAGAACCGCTTGGAGATATTCATATGCCAAATGGTTCATTCCTGCCGTTCCTGATGAGTCTGGGACTGTTCATTGCAGGGTTTGGATTTATTTATCATATGGACTATAACTGGGCTTATATTCTTCTGTTCGGCGGCATGGCTATGCTGTTGGGCTGCATGCTGACTAGATCATTGAAAGACGACTTAGGTCACCATATTCCGAAAGAAGAACTTGAAAGGGAGGCTGATTAA
- the coxB gene encoding cytochrome c oxidase subunit II yields the protein MKGWMGKSRILFLLSLLALVLAGCGKENLSALKPEGYGAEVSMDLIILTAVIMLFVFAVVLLVYIIVLVRFRKKKGDKEFIPKQVEGNKTLETIWTVIPIILLLIIAVPTVIATFDLADQSQAEEHLNVEVTGNQYWWHFNYEGKKIQTSQDLYIPVGEKVYLNMKSSDVIHSFWVPSISGKMDVNPTNENTMFIKADEEGVYYGKCAELCGPSHSLMDFKVIAVSQEEFDQWVNDMQNVDPKAKPGSTVAQEGKTLFQENNCMGCHAIGSSPAQVAPNLTNFGDRTRIAGVMEPTKENLVKWIMDPESVKPGNKMTGKYPDLSKEEAGKIADYLMQLQPSEITPKDAKEK from the coding sequence ATGAAAGGCTGGATGGGTAAATCCCGAATACTTTTTCTGTTGAGCCTGTTGGCGCTTGTACTGGCTGGATGTGGCAAAGAAAACCTGAGTGCTCTTAAACCAGAAGGCTATGGTGCCGAGGTTTCAATGGATTTAATTATTCTTACCGCTGTAATCATGTTATTTGTTTTTGCAGTAGTATTATTGGTTTATATCATAGTGTTAGTGCGTTTCCGGAAGAAAAAAGGAGATAAGGAATTTATCCCTAAGCAGGTTGAAGGAAACAAAACACTGGAAACAATTTGGACAGTTATTCCAATTATTTTACTTCTCATTATTGCAGTTCCGACGGTTATTGCGACGTTCGATCTTGCGGATCAATCGCAGGCGGAGGAACATTTGAATGTGGAAGTAACCGGAAATCAGTACTGGTGGCACTTTAATTACGAAGGAAAGAAAATACAGACCAGCCAGGATTTATATATTCCTGTAGGTGAAAAGGTTTACTTGAACATGAAATCCTCCGACGTAATTCACTCATTCTGGGTACCGTCTATTTCAGGTAAAATGGATGTTAACCCTACCAATGAAAACACCATGTTCATTAAAGCTGATGAAGAAGGTGTCTACTATGGTAAATGTGCTGAGCTTTGCGGTCCTTCACATTCATTGATGGACTTTAAAGTAATTGCTGTAAGTCAGGAAGAGTTTGATCAATGGGTAAATGATATGCAGAATGTTGATCCCAAAGCCAAACCTGGAAGCACTGTGGCTCAGGAAGGAAAGACATTATTCCAGGAAAATAATTGTATGGGCTGCCATGCTATCGGATCATCTCCAGCTCAGGTGGCACCTAACTTGACGAATTTTGGTGATCGCACAAGAATTGCTGGTGTAATGGAGCCGACTAAAGAAAATCTGGTGAAATGGATTATGGATCCGGAGTCTGTTAAGCCAGGAAATAAAATGACTGGTAAATATCCGGACTTGTCAAAAGAAGAGGCTGGTAAGATTGCAGATTATCTGATGCAGCTGCAGCCATCTGAAATTACACCGAAAGATGCGAAAGAAAAATAA
- a CDS encoding YlaN family protein — MIPEVTETHREKAYALLKADADKILRLIEVQIENLTMPQCPLYEEVLDTQMFGLSREIDFAVRLNLISENEGKALLENLERQLNILHETAQKSV, encoded by the coding sequence ATGATTCCTGAGGTGACAGAAACTCATCGTGAAAAAGCCTATGCCCTTCTGAAGGCTGATGCTGATAAAATACTAAGACTAATAGAAGTACAAATAGAAAATTTAACGATGCCGCAATGTCCTCTCTATGAGGAAGTTCTTGATACGCAGATGTTTGGGCTTTCCAGGGAAATTGATTTTGCTGTTCGTTTAAATTTAATCAGCGAAAATGAAGGTAAAGCACTTCTGGAGAATTTGGAAAGGCAGCTCAATATTTTACATGAAACCGCACAGAAGTCCGTGTAA
- the ftsW gene encoding putative lipid II flippase FtsW, which translates to MIKKLGNYDFTLMITPVLLTGFGIVMIYSASMVFAVVQGFESTHFLVKQIQWFIISMGAFAFTSFFPYKYYQKLMKVIVLSIVILLIGVLIFGSVVNGAKSWFDLGPVSMQPSEFAKLGLIMYLASVYSKKQEYIQEFNKGVLPPLVLTALMLGLILMQPDVGTAAIIFLIACSVIFSSGIRFKHLSILVLIGLSLVALAIPSMVTDERISRFTGAYQPFETPDTDGYHLIQSYLAIGVGGLDGEGLGHSVQKLGYLPEPHTDFIMAVIAEELGFIGVAVVLGMLSIIVLRGFFISRKSRESFGALLAIGISSMVGVQAFINLGAITGLLPITGVPLPFVSYGGSSLLVMMISMGILNNIAKSVKKKEQETEPENRQITNESNVFKNRGGKTWVK; encoded by the coding sequence ATGATAAAGAAATTAGGGAACTACGATTTTACACTTATGATTACACCTGTTCTTCTTACAGGATTCGGTATCGTCATGATCTACAGTGCCAGCATGGTATTTGCAGTGGTACAAGGCTTTGAAAGCACACATTTTTTGGTGAAGCAAATTCAGTGGTTTATTATTTCGATGGGAGCTTTTGCTTTTACCAGCTTTTTCCCTTACAAGTATTACCAGAAGTTGATGAAGGTAATCGTTTTGTCGATTGTGATTCTTCTTATCGGCGTACTTATTTTTGGATCAGTTGTAAATGGAGCAAAATCCTGGTTTGATTTGGGTCCGGTCAGCATGCAGCCTTCTGAATTTGCCAAGCTGGGTTTAATTATGTATTTAGCTTCTGTTTATTCCAAAAAACAGGAGTATATTCAGGAATTTAACAAAGGTGTACTGCCGCCGTTAGTATTAACAGCTTTGATGCTTGGTCTTATTTTAATGCAGCCGGATGTTGGAACAGCTGCCATCATATTTTTAATAGCCTGTTCCGTGATTTTTAGCTCGGGAATTCGTTTCAAACACCTCTCAATCCTTGTGTTAATTGGATTGTCGCTGGTGGCTCTGGCAATTCCGAGCATGGTGACAGACGAAAGGATTTCCAGATTCACAGGTGCATATCAGCCTTTTGAAACCCCCGATACGGATGGTTATCACCTGATCCAGTCATATCTTGCCATTGGCGTGGGCGGACTTGATGGAGAAGGGCTTGGCCATAGTGTACAGAAATTAGGTTATCTGCCTGAACCACATACTGATTTTATTATGGCGGTGATTGCCGAAGAACTTGGTTTCATAGGTGTTGCAGTAGTTTTGGGAATGTTAAGTATTATTGTATTACGCGGGTTTTTCATCTCAAGAAAAAGCAGAGAAAGCTTTGGTGCATTGTTAGCGATTGGTATTTCATCAATGGTTGGAGTTCAAGCCTTTATTAATCTTGGTGCAATTACCGGGCTGCTCCCGATAACAGGGGTGCCGCTGCCATTTGTCAGTTATGGAGGTTCATCATTGCTTGTCATGATGATTTCCATGGGGATACTGAACAATATTGCTAAATCGGTTAAAAAGAAGGAACAAGAAACGGAACCGGAAAACAGACAAATAACTAATGAGAGCAATGTATTTAAAAATAGAGGAGGAAAAACATGGGTGAAGTAA
- a CDS encoding COX15/CtaA family protein produces the protein MIRILKWLSVVSTLGMVFVLLGGALVTKTGSGMGCGASWPLCHGQFLPGTITPELVIELSHRLVSGIMGVVVLALSILSWKYLGHVREVKFLSFLSSFFLIMQALIGAAAVVWNQSNFVLATHFGISLVSFAAIFLLMLLIFEIDKKFDADALFIQKKHRMEIYCIIIYTLAVVYTGALVRHAHSSLICPDWPFCSNSDPLALSGFNLQEWIQMGHRLAAGILFIWTIILFIKMIRNYRNNRVMYWGWIVTVSFISLQVFLGAMIIFTMLNLWIALLHAFIISCYFAMLSYFVLLSKRSGKNRTK, from the coding sequence ATGATTAGAATATTAAAGTGGCTTTCAGTAGTATCAACATTGGGAATGGTATTTGTACTCCTCGGGGGAGCCCTTGTCACCAAAACAGGTTCAGGAATGGGGTGTGGTGCCAGCTGGCCGCTTTGTCACGGGCAATTTTTGCCGGGAACCATTACACCGGAACTTGTCATAGAGCTTAGTCACCGACTTGTTTCAGGAATCATGGGGGTTGTAGTGCTGGCCCTTTCCATCTTATCCTGGAAATATCTTGGACATGTGCGTGAAGTGAAATTTCTGTCCTTTTTATCCTCTTTCTTTTTAATAATGCAGGCATTAATCGGCGCTGCAGCGGTTGTCTGGAATCAGTCTAATTTTGTGCTAGCTACACATTTTGGCATTTCACTCGTTTCATTTGCAGCTATTTTTCTGCTGATGTTATTGATTTTTGAGATCGACAAAAAATTTGACGCCGACGCACTGTTTATCCAGAAAAAACACCGAATGGAAATATATTGCATTATTATTTATACATTGGCAGTTGTTTATACCGGAGCTTTGGTGCGGCATGCCCACTCCAGTCTGATTTGTCCCGACTGGCCTTTCTGTTCGAACAGCGATCCGCTGGCGCTGTCAGGATTTAACCTGCAGGAGTGGATTCAAATGGGACACCGGCTGGCTGCCGGCATCCTGTTTATCTGGACAATAATACTGTTTATTAAAATGATAAGGAACTACCGGAATAACCGTGTTATGTACTGGGGATGGATTGTAACAGTTTCTTTCATTTCACTGCAGGTGTTCCTTGGAGCAATGATTATATTCACAATGCTCAACTTATGGATAGCCTTATTGCACGCGTTTATAATTTCATGTTATTTTGCGATGCTGAGCTATTTTGTACTACTTTCCAAAAGAAGCGGAAAAAACAGAACGAAATAA
- a CDS encoding YhcN/YlaJ family sporulation lipoprotein, giving the protein MLLRLGILSIASIMLVTGCQQNQEEQSLPSEDANNNNRIEQIDDSDPMEKQNLSNSEIAAHLSNVASEVPQVNDAASVVAGSYAVVGIDVDKDLDRSRVGSIKYSVLEALREDPYGKTAVVVADGDVVQRLRNMGDKISQGYPVQGVVDELSAIVGRYMPDFQINENRPDEPDQNKKITPKEKEKQLDKAEENQSNQYNQE; this is encoded by the coding sequence ATGCTGTTACGTCTAGGGATACTGTCTATTGCATCCATCATGTTAGTAACCGGTTGTCAGCAAAACCAGGAAGAACAATCATTGCCGTCAGAGGATGCAAATAACAACAATCGCATTGAACAAATAGATGATTCAGATCCGATGGAGAAACAAAATTTGAGCAACAGTGAGATAGCTGCACATCTGTCAAATGTAGCAAGTGAAGTGCCGCAGGTAAATGATGCAGCTTCAGTGGTTGCCGGTTCCTATGCTGTTGTCGGCATTGACGTAGATAAGGATCTTGACCGGTCCCGGGTAGGTTCAATCAAATATTCAGTACTCGAAGCTTTGAGAGAGGATCCATACGGTAAAACTGCAGTTGTAGTTGCCGATGGTGATGTCGTGCAGCGGTTGCGGAATATGGGGGATAAAATCAGTCAGGGATACCCTGTTCAAGGCGTAGTTGATGAACTGTCGGCAATCGTAGGAAGATATATGCCGGATTTTCAGATAAATGAAAACAGACCGGATGAACCGGATCAAAATAAGAAAATTACACCAAAGGAAAAAGAAAAACAGCTGGATAAGGCGGAAGAGAACCAGTCAAACCAGTATAATCAGGAATGA
- the pyc gene encoding pyruvate carboxylase has translation MGEVKEIKKVLVANRGEIAIRVFRACTELNIRTVAVYSKEDSGSYHRYKADEAYLIGEGKKPIDAYLDIEGVIETAKNVGVDAIHPGYGFLSENIDFARRCEEEGIIFIGPTSNHLNMFGDKVKAREQAIKADIPVIPGSDGPVASLNEIEAFGDQHGYPIIIKASLGGGGRGMRIVRNKSGLSEAYDRARSEARAAFGSDEVYVEKLIENPKHIEVQVIGDSHGNIVHLFERDCSVQRRHQKVVEIAPSVSLPESLRKEICEAAVKLAKNVDYLNAGTVEFLVTDDEFYFIEVNPRVQVEHTITEMITGVDIVQTQLKIAQGMNIHESSIGIPEQSDISTNGFAIQSRVTTEDPLNNFMPDSGKIMAYRTGGGFGVRLDAGNGFQGSVISPHYDSLLVKVSTWALTFDQAAQKMVRNLKEFRIRGIKTNIPFLENVIQHSNFLSGQFSTTFIDQTPELFVFPKRKDRGTKMLTYIGNTTVNGFEGIENKKKPSLQKPPVPKIDQLEDFPSGTKQILDEHGPEYLADWLKEQNEVMLTDTTFRDAHQSLLATRVRTKDLLQIAEPTARLVPQLFSVEMWGGATFDTSYRFLKEDPWQRLLKLREKMPNVLFQMLLRSSNAVGYKNYPDNLIKEFVEKSATAGIDVFRIFDSLNWLEGMKPAINFVRENNKIAEAAMCYTGDILDTGKTKYDLDYYKNLAKELEASGAHILGIKDMAGLLKPEAAYQLISTLKDTVDLPVHLHSHDTSGNGIHMYSRAVDAGVDAVDVACGPMAGMTSQPSAQTLYHALEGTSRQPKINVGSYEKLAHYWEGIRNYYQDFESGMKAPHTEIYFHEMPGGQYSNLQQQAKAVGLGHRWNEVKETYRQVNEMFGDIVKVTPSSKVVGDMTLFMVQNDFTEDDIYERGESIDFPASVIEFAQGYLGQPYQGFPQELQRIILKGKEPIKVRPGELLDSIDFTQMKESLFKTLDRQVTSFDLISYALYPKVFMDHHRFTEKYGDLSVLDTLTFFYGMRLGEEIEVEIEQGKTLIVKLVSVSEPQPDGTRVIYFELNGQSREVVVKDESVKPQIKTRPKVDSGNEKHIGATMPGTVVEVITNKGEKVKKGDHLLITEAMKMETTVQAPFSGVIKDIHVKNGEAIAVNDLLIEFE, from the coding sequence ATGGGTGAAGTAAAAGAGATAAAAAAAGTACTGGTGGCAAACCGAGGTGAAATAGCTATACGTGTTTTTCGGGCTTGCACGGAACTGAACATACGGACAGTTGCCGTTTATTCCAAGGAAGACAGTGGGTCATATCATCGTTATAAGGCTGATGAAGCATACTTAATAGGAGAAGGCAAAAAACCAATTGATGCCTACCTGGATATTGAAGGCGTGATTGAAACAGCCAAAAACGTAGGTGTAGATGCAATCCATCCGGGATACGGTTTTTTATCCGAAAACATTGATTTTGCCCGCCGCTGTGAAGAAGAAGGAATCATCTTTATCGGACCAACGAGCAATCATTTAAATATGTTTGGAGATAAAGTAAAAGCAAGAGAGCAGGCCATTAAGGCTGACATTCCGGTGATTCCGGGGAGCGATGGTCCTGTAGCATCATTAAATGAAATAGAAGCATTTGGCGACCAGCACGGTTATCCAATCATTATTAAGGCATCTCTTGGCGGTGGTGGCCGAGGCATGCGGATTGTCCGCAATAAAAGCGGGTTGTCCGAAGCATATGATCGTGCAAGATCTGAGGCTCGTGCTGCGTTCGGCAGTGATGAAGTATACGTTGAAAAATTAATCGAAAATCCAAAACACATAGAAGTTCAGGTGATTGGAGACAGTCATGGAAACATCGTTCATCTATTTGAACGGGATTGTTCCGTCCAACGACGTCACCAAAAGGTTGTCGAAATCGCCCCAAGCGTTTCACTTCCTGAGTCATTACGGAAGGAAATTTGTGAAGCTGCGGTAAAGCTGGCAAAAAATGTTGACTACTTGAATGCAGGTACTGTGGAATTTCTGGTTACTGATGATGAATTTTATTTTATCGAAGTTAATCCGCGGGTACAGGTCGAGCATACAATTACGGAAATGATTACTGGTGTTGATATTGTTCAGACACAGCTGAAAATTGCGCAAGGAATGAATATCCATGAATCGTCCATTGGAATTCCTGAGCAAAGTGATATCAGTACTAATGGTTTTGCCATCCAGTCCCGTGTTACAACAGAAGATCCATTGAATAACTTTATGCCGGATTCAGGAAAAATCATGGCGTACCGAACCGGCGGTGGTTTTGGTGTGCGGCTGGATGCAGGGAACGGTTTCCAAGGATCAGTAATATCACCGCATTATGATTCATTGCTGGTGAAGGTTTCTACATGGGCATTGACTTTTGATCAAGCTGCACAAAAAATGGTCAGAAACTTAAAAGAATTTCGGATTCGTGGAATCAAGACCAACATTCCATTTTTGGAAAATGTCATTCAGCACAGTAACTTTTTATCAGGTCAGTTCAGTACAACATTCATTGATCAGACACCTGAACTGTTTGTCTTTCCAAAACGTAAAGACCGTGGAACCAAAATGCTCACATATATTGGTAATACAACAGTAAACGGATTTGAAGGAATTGAAAATAAGAAAAAACCGTCCTTGCAGAAACCCCCGGTACCAAAAATTGATCAGCTGGAAGATTTTCCATCCGGTACGAAGCAAATTCTGGATGAGCATGGACCGGAATATTTGGCAGATTGGCTGAAGGAACAGAATGAAGTTATGCTGACAGACACAACGTTCCGTGATGCACACCAGTCATTACTTGCAACAAGAGTACGTACGAAGGATCTGCTGCAGATAGCTGAACCGACTGCACGCCTTGTACCACAGCTTTTTTCGGTTGAAATGTGGGGTGGCGCTACCTTTGATACCTCATACCGGTTCCTGAAAGAGGATCCGTGGCAGCGTCTGCTAAAACTCAGGGAAAAAATGCCGAATGTGCTATTCCAGATGTTGCTTCGTTCCAGCAATGCTGTCGGGTATAAAAATTATCCTGATAATCTGATTAAGGAATTTGTTGAAAAAAGCGCAACAGCAGGCATTGATGTATTTCGTATTTTTGACAGCCTCAATTGGCTGGAAGGTATGAAACCTGCAATTAATTTCGTCCGTGAAAATAATAAAATTGCCGAAGCTGCCATGTGTTATACAGGGGATATTCTTGATACTGGCAAAACAAAATATGATCTTGATTACTATAAAAACCTTGCCAAAGAGCTTGAAGCATCGGGTGCACACATTCTTGGCATTAAAGACATGGCCGGCCTGTTAAAACCTGAAGCAGCTTATCAACTGATAAGCACATTAAAAGACACGGTCGATTTGCCGGTACACCTTCATTCCCATGATACAAGCGGTAATGGTATTCATATGTATTCCAGGGCAGTTGATGCCGGCGTGGATGCAGTCGATGTAGCATGCGGTCCAATGGCAGGTATGACTTCCCAGCCAAGTGCTCAAACTCTGTATCATGCGCTGGAAGGGACAAGCCGTCAGCCGAAAATAAATGTGGGATCCTATGAAAAACTTGCTCATTATTGGGAAGGTATCCGTAATTATTATCAGGATTTTGAAAGCGGCATGAAAGCACCACATACCGAGATTTATTTTCATGAGATGCCTGGCGGGCAATACAGTAACCTTCAACAGCAGGCGAAGGCAGTTGGTCTTGGTCATCGCTGGAATGAAGTGAAGGAGACATACAGACAGGTAAATGAAATGTTTGGTGATATTGTAAAGGTAACTCCGTCATCCAAAGTGGTTGGAGATATGACCTTATTTATGGTACAAAATGATTTTACGGAAGATGACATTTATGAGCGCGGTGAATCGATTGATTTCCCTGCCTCAGTAATTGAGTTTGCCCAAGGGTATCTCGGTCAGCCATATCAGGGCTTCCCGCAAGAGTTGCAGCGCATCATTCTGAAAGGGAAGGAACCAATTAAAGTCCGCCCTGGTGAATTACTCGACTCAATTGATTTTACACAAATGAAAGAATCTTTATTTAAAACGTTGGATCGTCAGGTGACCAGCTTTGATCTGATTTCATATGCACTCTATCCGAAGGTGTTTATGGATCATCACCGTTTCACTGAAAAATATGGTGATCTTTCCGTACTCGATACGCTTACTTTCTTTTATGGTATGCGTCTTGGAGAAGAAATCGAGGTTGAAATTGAGCAGGGTAAAACGCTGATTGTGAAGCTGGTTTCTGTTTCTGAACCACAGCCTGATGGCACCCGGGTTATTTATTTTGAGTTAAATGGTCAATCCCGTGAAGTAGTCGTAAAAGATGAAAGTGTTAAACCGCAAATTAAAACACGACCAAAAGTTGATAGCGGAAATGAGAAGCATATTGGAGCAACCATGCCTGGAACAGTTGTAGAAGTAATAACCAATAAAGGAGAAAAAGTTAAAAAAGGTGATCATTTACTTATTACAGAAGCAATGAAAATGGAAACAACGGTACAGGCACCGTTTTCAGGGGTCATCAAAGATATTCATGTTAAAAATGGTGAAGCCATCGCAGTGAATGACCTGCTGATTGAGTTTGAATAG
- the cyoE gene encoding heme o synthase — MNKVEADSSHLIGSATVTNDSGSSLISDIKSLIKVGIVNSNLITTFAGFWLALYFTGASFAVNWDIFLFTMIGSALVIAGGCIMNNWYDADIDPVMARTKKRPTVTGSISLNNVLILGLFATLIGITLLSFASVSAAVIAFIGWFTYVVLYTMWSKRKYTLNTAIGSVSGAVPPLIGWAAVDPDLHLTAIVLFLIMFIWQTPHFLALAMKKTEDYRNAGIPMLPVVHGFGFTKRQIVIYIACLLPLPFFLSTLGTTFLVIATLLNVGWLALGLSGFFMKNDLKWANMVFIYSLNYLTIFFLVMVAVTMFPLG; from the coding sequence ATGAATAAAGTGGAGGCTGATTCTTCACATTTAATAGGTAGTGCAACTGTAACAAATGATTCAGGCTCGTCGTTAATTTCGGATATCAAATCGCTCATCAAAGTGGGTATTGTAAATTCAAATCTGATAACGACATTTGCCGGATTTTGGCTTGCTTTGTATTTTACAGGTGCGTCTTTCGCTGTTAATTGGGATATATTTTTATTTACCATGATTGGAAGCGCATTGGTAATCGCAGGTGGCTGCATCATGAATAATTGGTATGATGCCGATATAGATCCTGTTATGGCACGTACTAAAAAGCGGCCTACCGTAACAGGCAGCATTTCATTAAATAATGTACTGATTCTGGGCTTGTTTGCCACTTTAATAGGGATCACTTTATTATCTTTTGCATCGGTATCGGCAGCTGTAATCGCATTTATCGGCTGGTTTACCTATGTGGTACTGTATACGATGTGGTCAAAGCGTAAATACACGCTGAATACGGCAATTGGCAGTGTTTCAGGTGCAGTTCCGCCTTTAATTGGATGGGCAGCTGTTGATCCCGATCTTCATTTGACAGCCATCGTGCTGTTTCTCATTATGTTTATCTGGCAAACACCCCATTTTCTTGCCCTAGCAATGAAAAAAACCGAGGATTATAGAAATGCCGGAATCCCAATGCTCCCTGTTGTACATGGTTTTGGTTTTACAAAACGGCAAATTGTTATCTACATTGCCTGTTTGCTGCCGTTGCCATTTTTTCTTTCAACACTCGGGACAACTTTTCTTGTTATAGCAACATTGCTGAATGTTGGCTGGCTTGCTCTGGGTTTGAGTGGTTTTTTCATGAAGAATGATTTGAAATGGGCAAATATGGTATTTATTTATTCGTTGAACTACTTAACCATCTTTTTTCTGGTGATGGTTGCTGTAACAATGTTCCCCTTAGGCTGA